DNA sequence from the bacterium genome:
GAAGATCACCATCCGCCGCGCCAAATAGAGCGGGTCCTCGCCGGCCTCGTACATCCGGGCCAGGTAATAGACCGCGGCGTCGGGGTCGGAATTGCGCATGCTTTTGATGAAAGCGCTGATCAGGTTGTAATGCTCCTCGCCGCCCTTGTCGTAGAGCAGGGTCTTGTGCTGGGCCGCCTGCTCGACAATCTTGAGATCGATGTTCGGATCGGGCGCGGCCAAATTGGCGGCGATCTCGAAGGTGTTGAGCAGGCGCCGGGCGTCGCCGGCGGCGAATTCGAGGAGGAGGGCCGCGGCTTCGGCCTCGAGCTTGGCTCCCATCGCTTCCTCGGCCCGTCGGATCAGCGCTTTCAAATCCTCCTCGGTCAAACCCTCGAGGACGAAGACCCGGGCCCGGGAGAGCAGGGGGCCGATGACCTCGAAGGAAGGATTCTCGGTGGTGGCTCCGATCAAAGTGATGGTGCCGGCCTCGAGATGGGGGAGGAGGGCGTCTTGCTGGGCCTTGTTGAAGCGGTGGATCTCGTCGATGAAGACGATGGTTTTTTTCCGAGAGAATTTGAAATCGGCCTTGGCTTGCTCCACGACTTCGCGCAGGTCTTTGACGCCGGACAATACCGCCGAGAGCGCCACGAATTTGGCCTGAGTGTGTTGGGCGATGACCCGGGCCAAGGTGGTCTTGCCGCTGCCCGGCGGGCCCCAGAAGATCAGCGAGGGAAGCCGGTCCTTCTCGATCAGCACTCGAAGCGGCGCATCGGCGCCGACGAGCTTTTTCTGCCCTACCACCTCTTCAAGGTTACGGGGTCGAAGTCGCTCGGCCAGCGGGGCTTGCTCTTGCCGGGCCGCTTCCGCGGCATGATCGAATAGATCGGCCATTCTTCAGGATTAGCCCGTGCCGGCTGTCTCGGCAACGTCTTTGCCCTTGATTCAATTTGAGAAAAATCAAAATCGATTCTCAAAATGATCGACAACCCGTTGGAAAATAAAATTATTATTCAATAATATCGAGGACTTAGCTTGGGGCGTCAGGTACCACTTTTGCAGTATTTGAGCATTCAAGGGGCATCGAGAGAGAGGGGTTATGAAGGCAGTAGGGTCGGGGCCTTGGTCTTTTCTTTTCGCATTCATCACACTAGTGGCCATCTCGCCGGAAGCCAGGGCCGGGCTTTGGGACAATCTGCGAGTCGGCACCATTCCCATTAGCGGAGTGAATTTGACCGGCGCCGCCGATGTGGTCGAGACCTGCTCCGATCCTGGCAACAACGCGCCCCAAGAATTATTGGCTGACGTATGCGCTCGAGTCGTCGCCTGCATGCCCGGCGAAGATCCCAACGCCACCCGAGTTCAATGCCTGCTGCGCTTGACCGGCGAAGAGGGCAAAGAATTGTGGAAAGCCCTGCTTGCCACCGGCCAAGACGATCCGCCGACCGTCACGACCCTTTCCAATTGGCTGCGCACCGAAAAAGCCCAGACCGACACCCAAAAGTATTGCGCCTGTTCGGCCGCCTTGCCCGAGCTCGCCTGTGAGGACATCCAGAGCCGCTTCAACGCGACCAATTATTCCTGGGTCGGCGAGGTGATCGAGGGCGCTCCGGCCTGCGACGACGTCTTTTCCGGCCCCATCAGCAAGGCCGACTTTGATCTCAACGGTGGAATCCACGTCTTCGCCCGCTGCTTGGACGAGCAGAATCAAGGCAAGGTCTGCCATTGGATGGCGCCGCCGGGCGGCAACCTGTGGGGGAGCAATTATTGGTTCCACCAGCTTCAGATGCGGGCCGATCATCCGATCTCGGTGGATTACCACAAGCCGAGCAAGACCTTGAACATGGTGGCTTATGTGAAAGACGGCGGCGATGTGGGCGGGGCGGGTTCGGTGCATGCGATGCACTGCGATGCCGATCGCTTTGATCAGAGAGCTTATTTCTGCGGGGCCGACAATCAGTATTACAAAGACCGAGTTCATTTTAACCCGACGATCTATACCAGCAGCCTTGCTTTGCCGGGAGGAGGCGAGAGGTCGATCTCCTCGATTTATTTCAATGCGGGAAGCAATCCGACCGGTAAGTCTTATGATGACAATGGCTTGGTCGAGATCACCTGGTACGCCAATCCGGGGGATCCCGAAGGCGACTATCTTTTACCTTTCGATTTTCTGAAAGATCTCGGGCTGGACGATGCCTGTGACCATGCCCTTTTCGATCTCTCGCCGTCTCATCTCGTCATGGAACCGGCCTCAGGAAGCCAAGCCGCGACAGTTCATAGCTTTGGCGTGGCTGGAGGTAACCATATTCTCCATTCGATCGATACTCCCGGCACCCCGGAGGGCGCCGGTTGGTGCGGTACCTACTACGCCAGTGGTAACGTGAGCCGCTTGACGAGCTCCCCCAAAGCCATTTTCGGTGCCGAAGGGAAAAGAGAGCTCTATGGGCTCGGGGAGAATTACCGCCCTTACCGTTGGGTGTTGGAGAACCACAATGTCACCGCCGAACGCTTGGTCGACATTCAAGCCAGCATGGCGGTGGAGAATTGGCTAGGGGTCACCGTGACGCCCAACGACCAGAAAACCCATGTCTTCTTTCGAAGGCATG
Encoded proteins:
- a CDS encoding replication-associated recombination protein A; translation: MADLFDHAAEAARQEQAPLAERLRPRNLEEVVGQKKLVGADAPLRVLIEKDRLPSLIFWGPPGSGKTTLARVIAQHTQAKFVALSAVLSGVKDLREVVEQAKADFKFSRKKTIVFIDEIHRFNKAQQDALLPHLEAGTITLIGATTENPSFEVIGPLLSRARVFVLEGLTEEDLKALIRRAEEAMGAKLEAEAAALLLEFAAGDARRLLNTFEIAANLAAPDPNIDLKIVEQAAQHKTLLYDKGGEEHYNLISAFIKSMRNSDPDAAVYYLARMYEAGEDPLYLARRMVIFASEDVGLADPQALQVAIAAMQAYDFVGRPEGWIPLSQAAIYLALAPKNNSSYLAYAAAKAEIGHSGPLPTPLHVRNAPTKLMKELGYGKGYRYAHDDAKAKEEMDCLPEKLKGRKFFVPKE